In Deinococcus maricopensis DSM 21211, one genomic interval encodes:
- a CDS encoding CobW family GTP-binding protein, with product MNASPGTDRRIPVTVIGGFLGAGKTTLVNHLIRSAPRHFGVIVNEFGQTGVDGGLIEQVRDDDITELTAGCLCCAGRDDLLRALVTLAMRAEPPAHVLIELSGVADPVPVLATLLEPQVRAAFRTDALVAVVDARHALRTLTENPEAAMQLAYANVVVLNKADLATEETLSVADTTLRGLNPLARLVRATHSRVDPADLLDRHDYDPTRVPELHETRHTPGLKSFTLTAPTPLDPARWHDFLTGLVLSRPAEVLRLKGRVSLSGLEDLVLFQAVRDVFTVDRAREENDGRSQLVVIGRGLDADEYREAFARCVSPEVTSA from the coding sequence GTGAACGCGTCTCCTGGCACCGACCGCCGCATTCCCGTCACCGTCATCGGGGGGTTCCTCGGCGCGGGCAAGACCACCCTCGTGAACCACCTGATCCGCAGCGCCCCCCGGCACTTCGGCGTGATCGTGAACGAGTTCGGGCAGACCGGCGTGGACGGCGGCCTGATCGAACAGGTCCGCGACGACGACATCACCGAACTCACCGCCGGGTGCCTGTGCTGCGCCGGCCGCGACGACCTGCTGCGCGCCCTCGTGACCCTCGCCATGCGCGCCGAGCCGCCCGCGCACGTCCTGATCGAACTGAGCGGCGTCGCGGACCCCGTGCCGGTCCTCGCGACGCTGCTGGAACCGCAGGTGCGCGCCGCGTTCCGCACCGACGCGCTCGTGGCCGTCGTGGACGCCCGTCACGCCCTGCGGACGCTCACCGAGAACCCCGAAGCGGCCATGCAGCTCGCGTACGCGAACGTCGTCGTGCTGAACAAGGCGGACCTCGCCACCGAGGAAACGCTGTCCGTCGCCGACACAACGCTGCGCGGCCTGAACCCGCTCGCGCGCCTCGTGCGCGCCACGCACAGCCGCGTGGACCCTGCCGATCTGCTCGACCGGCACGACTACGACCCGACCCGCGTGCCGGAACTGCACGAGACGCGGCACACGCCCGGGCTGAAAAGCTTCACGCTCACTGCGCCCACGCCCCTTGATCCGGCGCGCTGGCATGATTTCCTCACGGGCCTGGTTCTGTCCCGCCCGGCGGAAGTGCTGCGCCTGAAGGGCCGCGTCAGCCTCAGCGGCCTGGAGGACCTCGTGCTGTTTCAGGCGGTGCGGGACGTCTTCACGGTGGACCGCGCCCGCGAGGAGAACGACGGGCGCAGCCAGCTCGTCGTGATCGGCCGCGGCCTGGACGCCGACGAGTACCGCGAGGCGTTCGCCCGGTGCGTCAGCCCGGAAGTGACGAGCGCCTGA
- the rpsO gene encoding 30S ribosomal protein S15, with translation MSIAEQKAEVIKANATAANDTGSTAVQIALLTARIQNLSGHLTANKKDKHGQRGLQILNGKRRRLLKYLERSDYDAYIALTDKLGIRRGQKIVR, from the coding sequence ATGTCGATTGCTGAACAGAAAGCTGAAGTCATCAAGGCGAACGCCACCGCCGCCAACGACACCGGCAGCACCGCCGTCCAGATCGCGCTGCTCACCGCGCGCATCCAGAACCTCAGCGGCCACCTCACGGCCAACAAGAAGGACAAGCACGGCCAGCGCGGCCTGCAGATCCTCAACGGCAAGCGCCGCCGCCTGCTGAAGTACCTCGAGCGCAGCGACTACGACGCGTACATCGCCCTCACCGACAAGCTCGGCATCCGCCGCGGCCAGAAGATCGTCCGCTAA